The following are encoded together in the Iodobacter fluviatilis genome:
- a CDS encoding ShlB/FhaC/HecB family hemolysin secretion/activation protein, with protein MLPFARVLCLSTSLLSPFILADNFSERSAGQRFQDTLRRQEDRIRDLNQTLKPSADELKATVLPTMSAVLPVEQPCFVLKRINVFAPATRQPLPDWLLRSLNQQVFSIFTGQCAGVRGLSQIAAAADAELLRLGLATSRVVVPPQNMGSGELNLQLHLGKIAGVRMQNEGKDDTQWGTWANAFPSWPLMSAGDVLNVHDLEQGVEQMNRLPSQHVVTRLEPGTEPDTSVVFIDRQSGDLLQRLRGGITLDNSGSPSLGRTQLSSYLAFDNALGLNDILNLSFNSNAENPDNNHQSQSVSASYSIPWGNHTFSSSYSSSKFAQWVAGTTVRFLSSGESESADLRWQYQLLRTSSARFSVSTALSSRRSNSYLDDVELLVQRRRTTQQEFGINYRQLVGSASFDLGLNYKSGRGWYDAEDDYPADMPSGLTLRPSITTLDLGVAVPFQIAAQAVQYNFNFHGQSTPNTTLSNEQIAIGGRSSVRGFDGDTVLMAENGYYLRNEISTSLPVPDGLGLQAYWGLDYGRVWGPSDAVLLGHQLAGTVLGLRGQWKKAQFDLSAASPLHQPEGMNGDPYIWYGSVTLSF; from the coding sequence ATGCTCCCCTTCGCTCGTGTTTTATGCCTGTCTACTAGTTTACTTTCCCCCTTTATTCTTGCTGATAACTTCTCGGAGAGGTCTGCTGGTCAGCGCTTTCAGGATACGCTGCGTCGGCAAGAGGACAGAATCCGCGATCTAAATCAAACACTTAAACCTAGTGCGGATGAATTAAAAGCAACAGTGCTGCCTACCATGTCTGCTGTTTTACCAGTAGAGCAGCCTTGTTTTGTACTTAAGAGGATTAATGTTTTCGCGCCTGCCACACGGCAGCCTTTACCAGACTGGTTGTTACGGTCACTTAATCAGCAGGTCTTCAGTATTTTTACGGGGCAGTGCGCGGGTGTGCGTGGCTTAAGCCAAATTGCGGCTGCGGCTGATGCAGAATTACTACGCCTTGGTTTGGCCACGTCCCGCGTCGTGGTGCCTCCCCAAAACATGGGAAGTGGTGAGCTGAATTTGCAATTGCATCTGGGGAAAATTGCTGGGGTGCGGATGCAGAATGAGGGTAAAGATGATACGCAGTGGGGCACTTGGGCGAATGCGTTTCCAAGCTGGCCGCTAATGAGTGCAGGTGATGTATTAAATGTGCACGATCTGGAGCAGGGCGTAGAGCAAATGAACCGCCTGCCTAGCCAGCATGTTGTCACTCGCCTAGAGCCGGGCACAGAGCCAGACACCAGCGTCGTCTTTATCGATCGCCAGAGTGGCGATTTATTGCAGCGCTTGCGCGGGGGCATCACGTTGGATAATAGCGGCTCGCCATCACTAGGCCGTACACAGTTATCCAGCTATTTAGCTTTTGACAATGCGCTGGGGCTGAATGATATTTTGAATCTGTCGTTCAATAGCAATGCTGAAAATCCAGATAACAATCATCAAAGCCAATCTGTTTCGGCGAGCTACAGCATTCCATGGGGTAACCATACTTTTTCCAGCTCATACAGCAGCAGCAAATTCGCACAATGGGTGGCGGGTACAACGGTGCGCTTTTTATCCAGCGGTGAAAGCGAAAGTGCGGATTTACGCTGGCAATATCAGTTGCTGCGTACTAGTTCAGCACGGTTTTCTGTTTCGACGGCACTCAGCTCGCGCCGCTCTAATAGCTATTTAGATGATGTGGAGCTGCTGGTACAGCGCCGCCGTACTACTCAGCAAGAGTTTGGGATAAATTATCGCCAGCTTGTGGGCTCTGCCAGTTTTGATCTGGGCCTGAATTATAAAAGTGGCCGTGGTTGGTACGATGCAGAGGATGATTATCCAGCTGACATGCCTAGCGGTTTAACGCTACGCCCAAGCATTACTACGCTAGATTTGGGCGTGGCGGTACCTTTTCAAATTGCGGCCCAAGCCGTGCAATACAATTTTAATTTTCATGGGCAATCTACCCCAAACACCACACTATCAAATGAGCAAATCGCCATTGGTGGGCGCAGCAGTGTGCGTGGTTTTGATGGCGACACCGTGCTGATGGCAGAAAATGGCTATTACCTGCGAAATGAAATAAGCACCTCGCTGCCTGTGCCTGATGGCTTGGGTTTACAAGCTTACTGGGGGCTGGATTATGGCCGTGTATGGGGTCCAAGTGATGCAGTGCTGCTTGGGCATCAATTAGCAGGTACGGTTTTAGGCTTACGTGGGCAGTGGAAAAAAGCGCAGTTTGATTTAAGCGCGGCCTCGCCCCTGCATCAGCCCGAAGGGATGAATGGCGACCCATATATTTGGTACGGCTCCGTCACCTTATCGTTTTAA